Part of the Chelmon rostratus isolate fCheRos1 chromosome 10, fCheRos1.pri, whole genome shotgun sequence genome is shown below.
tccctctctccaccccttccctccctctctccaccccttccctccctctctccaccccttccctccctctctccacctctccctctgctcttctcGTACAGCATCGCACTGACAGAAATCACCTCCTAACACATGTTTAGCTGTCAGATATCCTCCCCCCTGGAACTGTGGATCAGCCTCAGAGATCCAGTCCAGTCTAGTGTTGGTGTTTAACATGCTTTgctaaatgtaaaataaaaagctttgtgCTTCAGTTTTACAGCATTTGTGATGAAATCTAATGATTACTcccaaaagaaagacaaaatgttaGATATAATATAAAGTACAGGTCAGATTTATCAGTGAATCCCGAGGATGTTGGAGGTTTTGTGAAACTGTCTTGTGATCCTGTAAACCTGAACTGATCTGACATCAGTCACATTCAGTCTGATCTGACTCTGTGTCCCCCCCCTCCGCCAGGAGGAactctgtggaggagcaggacTCGTACCGAGGACAGCCGGGAGTCTGCGGCCTCACCAACCTGGGCAACACCTGCTTCATGAACTCTGCCCTGCAGGtctgtcacgcacacacacgcatatgcacacacacactcacgcacacacacacgtgcacacacatgcacacacacacatacacacatgcacacacgcacgcacacacagacacacgcatacgcacgcacacacacacacacacacacacagacacacacacagaggaaaaccGAAGTAAAACATGACTGCTGAAGAGCAGGCGTTCTGTGTATTGCTTAACTTTTTTCTTCTGGTGCTGATTCGTCGTATCAAACCAAACTCAGACgtaaacaacaaaatatttttacattcgTTTTGGTCAAATGGTGAAATAAGGAGAATTTCTTCAGTTGGATGTCCTGCACTTCTTTTTGGTTCAGTTTGAGACCTGTGAAAATCAGAGTGATGTCACACGTTAATGTGCAGCTCGCTCTGCTTTGTCTCCCGTCGTCCATCCTAACTCCTCCCGTCTCCTCGTCCGTCTCCGCAGTGTCTGAGCAACACTCCTCCTCTGACCGAGTACTTCCTGCTGAGCTCCTACCTGGAGGAGCTGAACTTCACCAACCCGCTGGGCATGAAGGGCGAGATCGCCGAGGCCTACGCCGACGTCATCAAACAGATGTGGTCTGGGAGGCATTACTCTGTGGTGCCGCGCGTCTTCAAGGTACGAACGGATGAGCTGCTGACCGCACAGTGACAGTCTGCGTCACTCTGCTCACTCTctgttaaacacattttaattcatgGTGACGTATAAATGATACCTGTAAACCAGGTGTGTGTTGCCTGGCAACAtcaacatttgtgtgtgtgtgtgtgtgtgtgacccacctgtgtgtgtctgtgtgtctctgggtGTGTGCGCGCAGACGAAGGTGGGTCACTTTGCGTCTCAGTTTCTGGGTTACCAGCAGCACGACAGTCAGGAGCTGCTGTCCTTCCTGCTGGACGGACTGCATGAAGACCTgaacagagtgaaaaacaaagagtaCATCGAGCTGCGGGACGCCGACGGACGACCGGACCAGGTGAGCTGCTCCGACCACACCTGAGAGGCACACCGGGCTCCGTCCGTTCTGCTCGGCTTCCAGTCTTACGTTTCTCCTTCCTGTCCCGCAGGAAGTGGCCGAGGAGGCGTGGCGAAACCACCGCCGGCGGAATGACTCGGTGATCGTCGACACGTTTCACGGCCTCTTCAAGTCCACGCTCGTCTGTCCCGAGTGCCACAAGGTCTCCGTGACCTTCGACCCCTTCTGCTACCTGAGCGTCCCACTTCCCGTCAGCAAGGAGCGCGTCATGGAGGtcttctttgtgtctctggACCCCTACGCCAAACCTGCCCAGGTGATGTCTCTACCTGCCGTTAAATATGCAGCAGAATGAGGATGTCAGTGTGCAGTCATGTGACCACGATGTCAAacctcttcctgtgtgtgtctgcagcatcGCGTCGTGGTTCCTAAAGCAGGAAAAGTGTCTGAGCTCTGCTCGGCCCTGTCGGAGATGACCGGCGTACCTgccacacaggtgtgtgtgtgtgtgtgtctctgtgtctctgtgtctgtgtgtctgtctgtctgtctgtctctgtgtgtgtgtgtgtgtgtgtgtgtgtgtgtgtgtgcctgtctgtctgtctgtctgtctgtctgtctgtgttggtttgtgtgtgtgtctgtgtgtgtgtgttggtttgtgtgtgtgtgtgttggtttgtgtgtgtgtgtgtgtgtgtgtgtgtgtgatagataGTTGAAGACCTTCAAACTGTTGGTTAAGGTCTCAAAGGTCACtaagatgtgtgtgcgtgtgcgtgcgtgtgtgcgtgtgcgtgtgtgtgtgcgtgcgtgtgtgtgtgtgtgtgtgtttcagatggtGGTAGCTGACGTGTTCAACCATCGCTTCTATAAGATCTACAACACCGACGAATCTCTGAGCTGCATTCTGGACCGAGACGACATCTTTGTGTAAGAAAACGTTGAGTCTTTGTCAGCCGTTCGTTCTGAGCGGGTTAGAGCGCCGGGCTGCCCGCGGCGTGACGAGTCACGAGCTTCGTTTTCCCCGTGCGCAGGTACGAGCTGAGCGTGccggaggagcagcaggaggagcggGTGCTGCTGGCGCTCTACCTGAGGGAGCGCTCTCACTACAGAGACTACGGCTCGGGCAGCAGCTCGTACGGCACCACGCTGTTCGGACACCCGCTGCTGCTCAGCGTGCCgcgcagcagctgcagccgcGAGGCGCTCTACAACCTGTTCCTGCAGAGGCTGGCGtgagcacacgcacacacacacacacacacacacacacacacacacacacacacacacagagaaagtctGTCACACACTTCAACTTCAGCACTTTTACTTCTGTTTCTTAGTAATTATAGTGAAGGTATTTTTtatataaaacttttttttactgattgtgtgcatgcgtgtagGCGCTACGTGCGACCTCCCGACCCCTCTGAAGagttggaggaagaggaggaagatgatgatgatgaagaggagctgtACAAGACTCAGACCAACGGCGTCAGTGACGGTAACATCACGGGCGTGACATCATTAACCACATCAGCGCTGAGTGTGTGACAGCAAACTACTCACAAATTTTCTCTGccagtgggggtggggggggaaTCAAACCGGCGACCCTCCagtcacaagccgcttctccaacctctaggccacggctgctgTTTTGTAGCCCAGACAGTTCAGTACCTGCAGGCTGTTCTCTAGctcctctctgattggtccTCTGTTGTTTCCTCAGACGAGGAGCAGGAAGACGGGGAGAAAGCCGGTCCCTCTCAGACAGAGCCCTCCTGCAGCGATGCATCtgcaaacagccaatcagacgaCACCGCCGCCGCAGAGCCCCACCCCGATCTCAACCACACGCAGTCCTCACTGGACCATGACGACAAGGAGACCAACAACGGGTCCCAGGACCAGACTGAGAGCCCCTGCTGCGCCGGCACCGCCGACAGCAGCGACGATCCCAGCGACCTCACCTCAGAACCAGCAGCAGAGCCGCCGCAGCAGCCCCGCCAGAccgcagaagaagaaaaagaagaggacaaGCAGGAGGAGGCGTGTTCTCCCAGCCTGCCAGCCAATGAGCAGCCAGCTAAGACGAGGGCGTGTCGTAAGAGGAGGAAGAGTCTGTTCACCATCCAGGCGGTCAACTCCAACGGGACGACTGAGAGAGGGacgggagagggagggagcgccGTGTCCTTCACCTGTGAGcctgaacacgcacacacacacacacacacatacacacacacacacacatacacacacctacattTTGTATCTGTCTCGTTATCATTTCTTCAGCTTTCACTTTATTGTTGCTGAGCTGAAACAGACTTCACCATTAAACAGATTAAACCTGCTGAAGGTGTGATGACACGTCACCTCGTGTGTGACCTCATCGTCTACACGTGAGAACAGTTTGTTCAGTCATTCAGTTACCGGCAGGTAGCCGAGTCCGCAGGTCACATGACACCTGAGCCGTTCTGCTGACTTCAGGActtctgtgtctgcagctcagCCGTACGTGGCCATCGACTGGGACCCGGACATGAAGAAGAGATTCTACAATGAAAACGAGGCCGAGGTCAGTGTCGGCGTGTGTGTTCTCGTTATCTGCCGTGTGTGAAGGTGTTCACAGTGATGGTGCTTCAGGGACCGTTCACACATCATCCGGCTCGTCTGATTGATAACCAGACCTGCTGATACGATATCAATATTCAAACAAACTGGTACAAACAGAAAGTCAgcagatgttgatgtttttgaatCTTTATTAAAGAACTGATCAGGAATCGCAGGAAGTGGAACATCTGACGTTCTCTGGTGCTTGAAACTGATTTCTGTGATGAGCTTTTATTGATCCGACACTATCTGAGCTTTTGGGCGTCGGGCAGAGTTTCACGTTTGTCTACACTTCTGTGAAACACGCATTCTTCACgttccttctccctctgcctcgtcttcctcctcgcCTGTAGAAGTACGTGAAACATGCCAGCATGGATGTTCCTCAGCAGCAGACCACCGTTCAGCTGCAGGAGTGTATCGAGCTGTTCACCACGGTGGAAacactggaggaggagaaccCATggtaacacacgcacacgcacacacgcacacacacagcctcctgGTCATGGACTGTGAGCTGTGGACATGAGAAAAgtacatgatgtgtgtgtgtgtgtgtgtgtgtgtgtgtttgcaggtacTGTCCAGTCTGTAAGAAACACCAGCTGGCCACGAAGAAGCTGGACCTCTGGTCTCTGCCGGAGGTTCTCATCATCCACCTCAAGAGGTTCTCCTACACCAAGTTCACCAGAGAGAAACTGGACAGCATCGTGGACTTTCCcctcaggtacacacacacacacacacccacacacccaaaatgtcctcactcccaaGGTCTGAAACTGGATCTCACAAAgataaatgaacacacacagtgaacactgAACCGTTTGTGTGGTGGTTGCAGAGATCTGGACTTCTCTGGCTGCCTCCTGAGGAAAAGTCTGTCCAATGGGGAGCCTCCGAGCCGTTATGACCTCATCGCAGTGTCCAATCACTATGGAGGACTCAGAGACGGACACTGTAGGTCcctgtgtttcatattttttcagctttttgtcaGCTGAGTAATTAATGTTGAATCAGAAATGTTCAGGGTTTCAttagtctgtctgtgtgtgtgtgtgtgtgtgtgtgttcgttcgTTCGTTCGTTCCTGCAGACACCAGCTATGCGTGCAACAAGGATAACGGTCAGTGGTATTACTTCGATGACAGCAAGGTGACCTACGCCAGGGAGGACCAGATCGTGGTCAGTATGACATGACATATGACATGTTGGTCTCATGTGTGAACAAACACGGAGTCACGTGCACGCTAACGTCCTGATGGCGTTTCTGTATCACTTTCAACACGTCCGAACTGGACGACAGCAGCAGTTTAACCTGCAGAGAGAAGTTCCACCTTCACTGTAGTTAACGTCTCCTCTCAGTCATCATCAGTTTAACACTGATGAAGATGTCAGCTGCTGAACTCAAAATGACTTGCCAAGAATCATTACTACTTGTTAAATAATAACATAAGTCATattatttgtacagcacttttTCCAACTGAGTGTTCTACACAGTTGAACCAGAACTGGAACATTTCAGGACTGAGGTGGTAAAACCAGACACTCCAAATAAAGACCAGCAATAACAAAGTAGACGACGTGTTGGAAATAAAGCAGAGTGGCAGCTTTGATGAAAAGCTTTTTAAGAACATCTGTGGGTTGTTAGAAGTGGTTTTTAAAGATGTCACTGATTCTGCAGCCTCAGATCTTCAGGCAGGGAGTTCCTGGTCTCAGGGCCTCTGACTGTCAAAGCTGGGTCACCTTTAGACCTGATCCAGGACTCAGGAGCCTGTCTGAAGGTGGTCAGTAAACTAAAACTTACTGATGCCTGGTGAAGAGGCTGGTCTGGTctggcctggcctggcctggcctgATGTGGTCTCTGATGGTCTACATCAAAGTGTCCTCACAGGAGTCTCGCTGTTCTGACGTTGCTTCACTGATTCTTTGTCTTCTGTCGTTCAGACCAACGCTGCCTACGTCTTGTTCTACCATCGACAAGACAAGATCCGAAAACCCACCCTGCCCGCCCCCAACGCGAGCCCCGCCAGCGACATCACTTCCTGCAAAGACGACGACGCAGAGCTGGGCACCGCCTCTTATGTCACCATGGAAACGGACTAAATGAACCCTCAAGACTTGGTTTTAATTCTACTTGACGGTAATTTATTTGTGTTGTGGTTCTTCGTCAGAGGAAGCggccttttctcctcttttacgtctttctgttttcacgttttggatttttcttgttttccaaCAGCACTTGAACATTCTGATTTCTTCTCGTCCCCCactcactgaaaacagaagcaCATCTGCATGTTGCAGCTCAGCTCTCGGCTCATTTCCTCCTGGTCAGAATCGGTAGATAACGTGGACGCTTGATACTCAGGTAGCTTGACGCGGCAGCAGCTCGGTTAAGAGCGCCGAGTTGAGCCTGAACCAGATGTTGAACATAGAAATCCAGCTCGGATGGTCTGCGGCCACATTCAGCTTCTACATTCATCTGGAAGTGAGCCCGAAACTTCAGCGCTGGTTTGattctgaaattaaaaatccagcttttttaaaacactgacacacagtttAACACGTAAAATAAATCCTGACCACGTTAAACAGGTTATGCTGCACACAAGCTTGAAAGCAGGTTAGTTGTCATGGTTTTTGTGTTCAACAGgattcagcagaaacacattaaagtgGGCCCAGGTGCAGCGTGAAGGGGATTGTGGGTAATCGGTCGTGTTCGTAGCAGAGAAGCAGGTAATTTAATTCTGAACAAAGCTGCCAGGGATGAGAACGAACCTCTTTGtatattttggttatttttttgctggtatttatttttttaatggattAATTTCAGATGTCGcaggttgtttttgttgtttccttgAATGATTTTGATGATCGACAGGACGTTGAAAtgcttatttttcatatttatagATTACATTTGTATTCAGGCATAAATCTATGGGATGGCGCGGCAGGTTAACTGTTGGATCTTTGTGCAGAGACGGACTCTGCTGGGTTTTAAAGCGGCTCTGTGTACAGTATTTTTGTATTGTAAGAATTGTATTATTATCATTCCTGGGGGGAGCAGGAGGGAAGCTTGAggtgatttctttctttgatCTTCCCTGTCAAATATcagatgaaaatattttattgtacTTTCAAGCTTTTGATATGAATAAAAGATGATTATTATCACGACGATGAGCGAGTTTTTACTATTTCGTTGCTTTGAATTTTTCTGTCATGTCCTGTAAACAGACGTATTTagtctgttttcagtcttcagtacatttactgcacTCGTCATGCATCAGGTCTCAGTACTGTGGCTGAACAGATCTGCTGTAAACTCTGAACTGAGGGAAAGAAAACTGCGTGAGGATTTTACAGCGGCAGGCGTCTAATTACCCTCAGAGTCCGGCCATCGGTTCTATCGACGCTGTGCTCACGAGTGTTACTGAGAACATCTGGGAATGATGGACGACACCGAAAATAAACAGGTCAACAAACACGAGCAGTCAGGCGGGTTGAAAACAAACACCAGATTATCCAAAGAACATCGTTGGGGTGTGAAATAACCCCTGAGCGAACAGGAAACAGTCATGACTGCAGGAGGATCTGGATCTTACAGTGAGCGCTCTGGATCGGTTGGTCTCTGACCTGCTGGTCAtgttcctgtttcctgtgagtccagttattaaaatgtttttagtgaCAGAACCGCTggccaaaaccacaaacatgacGGACCGTAAACACCCCCCCGTTCTCTGAGCCTGTACAGGTAATAATTCCCAACACCAATAAAACATCTTACTGGGTTTCGTGGAAAAGCGGTTGCTAACGAGGGGACCGTAAACCTGAGTGTGAAATGCTGCACGACACAGACGAGAGAAATTCAGTTAGCTGTGATGGCACCTTTATTGAACTGTTGCTC
Proteins encoded:
- the usp11 gene encoding ubiquitin carboxyl-terminal hydrolase 11, coding for MTANSRCSAAEPPGLETQRREIESLLRECELRAGDSWYVVERRWYEQWKEFVETGDQNSSSFPGQIDNTELFEDLDSYHLKERLVENEDFMLVPAEAWHKLLAWYGMVDGQPPLERKVVDLPSTLKVEVYPVEIFLCLHSNMESIITSQFSRADNIQSIQRAMCEAFSVPAGSECRLWMKSSDNSCERLRNVHVSVLDACLSSGMTVIMETRNADGTWPSSRPQIMRNSVEEQDSYRGQPGVCGLTNLGNTCFMNSALQCLSNTPPLTEYFLLSSYLEELNFTNPLGMKGEIAEAYADVIKQMWSGRHYSVVPRVFKTKVGHFASQFLGYQQHDSQELLSFLLDGLHEDLNRVKNKEYIELRDADGRPDQEVAEEAWRNHRRRNDSVIVDTFHGLFKSTLVCPECHKVSVTFDPFCYLSVPLPVSKERVMEVFFVSLDPYAKPAQHRVVVPKAGKVSELCSALSEMTGVPATQMVVADVFNHRFYKIYNTDESLSCILDRDDIFVYELSVPEEQQEERVLLALYLRERSHYRDYGSGSSSYGTTLFGHPLLLSVPRSSCSREALYNLFLQRLARYVRPPDPSEELEEEEEDDDDEEELYKTQTNGVSDDEEQEDGEKAGPSQTEPSCSDASANSQSDDTAAAEPHPDLNHTQSSLDHDDKETNNGSQDQTESPCCAGTADSSDDPSDLTSEPAAEPPQQPRQTAEEEKEEDKQEEACSPSLPANEQPAKTRACRKRRKSLFTIQAVNSNGTTERGTGEGGSAVSFTSQPYVAIDWDPDMKKRFYNENEAEKYVKHASMDVPQQQTTVQLQECIELFTTVETLEEENPWYCPVCKKHQLATKKLDLWSLPEVLIIHLKRFSYTKFTREKLDSIVDFPLRDLDFSGCLLRKSLSNGEPPSRYDLIAVSNHYGGLRDGHYTSYACNKDNGQWYYFDDSKVTYAREDQIVTNAAYVLFYHRQDKIRKPTLPAPNASPASDITSCKDDDAELGTASYVTMETD